Proteins from one Panthera leo isolate Ple1 chromosome D1, P.leo_Ple1_pat1.1, whole genome shotgun sequence genomic window:
- the PGM2L1 gene encoding glucose 1,6-bisphosphate synthase isoform X2, producing the protein MNKELRDRLCCRMTFGTAGLRSAMGAGFCYINDLTVIQSTQGMYKYLERCFSDFKQRGFVVGYDTRGQVTSSCSSQRLAKLTAAVLLAKDVPVYLFSRYVPTPFVPYAVQELKAVAGVMITASHNRKEDNGYKVYWETGAQITSPHDKEILKCIEECVEPWNGSWNDNLVDTSPLKRDPLQDICRRYMEDLKKICFHRELNSKTTLKFVHTSFHGVGHDYVQLAFQVFGFKPPIPVPEQKDPDPDFSTVKCPNPEEGESVLELSLRLAERENARVVLATDPDADRLAVAELQENGHWKVFTGNELAALFGWWMFDCWKKNKSRNADVKNVYMLATTVSSKILKAIALEEGFHFEETLPGFKWIGCRIKDLLENGKEVLFAFEESIGFLCGTSVLDKDGVSAAVVVAEMAAYLETMNITLKQQLIKVYEKYGYHISKTSYFLCYDPITIKSIFERLRNFDSPKEYPKFCGTFAILHIRDVTTGYDSSQPNKKSVLPVSKNSQMITFTFQNGCVATLRTSGTEPKIKYYAEMCASPEQSDTALLEEELKKLIEALIENFLEPSKNGLIWRSV; encoded by the exons GGAATGTACAAATACCTTGAGAGATGCTTCTCAGACTTTAAGCAGAGAGGCTTTGTCGTCGGGTATGACACCCGGGGTCAAGTAACTAGCAGCTGCAGCAGCCAGAG acttgcTAAACTCACTGCTGCAGTCTTATTGGCCAAAGATGTTCCTGTGTACCTTTTTTCAAGATATGTTCCTACGCCTTTTGTA CCATATGCGGTCCAGGAGCTCAAAGCAGTTGCAGGTGTGATGATTACTGCTTCTCACAACCGCAAAGAAGACAACGGGTACAAG GTTTATTGGGAAACTGGTGCCCAGATCACATCTCCTCATGacaaagaaattctgaaatgtaTAGAAGAATGTGTGGAACCTTGGAATGGTTCCTGGAATGATAATTTAGTGGATACCAGCCCACTGAAGAGAGATCCTCTGCAGGACATTTGCAGAAGATACATGGAAGATCTTAAAAAGATCTGTTTTCACAG GGAATTAAATTCAAAGACCACCTTGAAATTTGTACATACATCTTTTCATGGGGTCGGACATGACTATGTGCAGCTGGCTTTTCAAGTGTTTGGTTTTAAGCCTCCTATTCCAGTACCAGAACAAAAAGATCCTGATCCAGACTTTTCTACTGTTAAATGCCCAAATCCTGAAGAAGGAGAATCTgtgctg GAACTTTCTTTGagactggcagagagagaaaatgcccgGGTAGTGCTAgccacagatcctgatgcagacCGACTGGCAGTAGCAGAACTTCAGGAGAA TGGTCATTGGAAAGTTTTCACAGGGAATGAGTTGGCAGCTTTGTTTGGGTGGTGGATGTTTGATtgctggaagaaaaataaatcaagaaatgctGATGTGAAGAACGTTTATATGTTAGCCACCACAGTCTCTTCCAAAATTTTGAAGGCAATTGCACTTGAAGAAGGATTTCATTTTGAA GAAACATTACCAGGTTTTAAATGGATTGGATGTAGGATAAAAGACCtcctggaaaatggaaaagaagttcTTTTTGCATTTGAGGAGTCAATTG GTTTTCTGTGTGGAACTTCAGTTTTGGACAAAGATGGGGTGAGTGCAGCCGTTGTTGTTGCTGAGATGGCAGCTTACCTGGAAACCATGAACATAACATTGAAACAACAACTGATTAAGGTTTATGAAAA ATATGGTTATCACATTTCAAAAACGTCCTATTTCTTGTGTTATGATCCGATTACCATCAAAAGTATATTTGAAAGGCTTCGCAATTTTGATTCTCCAAAAGAATATCCAAAATTTTGTGGGACATTTGCTATATTGCACATACGGGATGTTACCACTGGATATGACAGCAGCCAGCCTAATAAGAAATCA GTGCTGCCTGTGAGTAAAAACAGCCAAATGATtacatttacttttcaaaatggcTGTGTGGCTACTCTTCGGACAAGCGGGACAGAACCCAAGATAAAGTATTACGCAGAGATGTGTGCATCACCAGAGCAGAG TGACACTGCCTTACTAGAAGAGGAATTGAAGAAACTCATTGAAGCTCTGATTGAGAATTTTCTTGAGCCCAGTAAAAATGGACTGATCTGGCGTTCTGTCTAG